From Paenibacillus graminis, a single genomic window includes:
- a CDS encoding manganese catalase family protein, whose protein sequence is MYFYKEGLINSIVADKPDPAAAKVLQEILGGHYGEMRTMMQYFFQSSNFRGKELQFRDLLRGIFMEEIAHVELVQHTINQLLNGSGKDEAGNGGADQAPLDEAVKHANPHHYIVGAQASLPVDAAGNPWLGNYVYSHGNLIGDLLNNVVLESTGVLQKTRIYEMSSNKTFRETLAFLIVRDNAHQNAFAKALETLGVNWGSIFPVPNYDINKYPECRKFVDLGYHNAQFNFSMEPNRMGEIFQGTSPSRNKGMLEVVPPPVGFPVPMMPELANEHSPGLHDMNA, encoded by the coding sequence CTGTATTTTTATAAAGAAGGATTAATCAACAGTATTGTAGCAGATAAGCCGGACCCGGCAGCGGCCAAGGTCCTTCAGGAAATTCTGGGCGGCCATTACGGGGAAATGCGCACCATGATGCAGTATTTCTTTCAGAGCAGTAATTTTCGCGGGAAAGAGCTGCAGTTCCGGGATTTGCTGCGGGGCATTTTTATGGAGGAAATTGCCCATGTCGAGCTGGTACAGCACACCATCAACCAATTGTTGAACGGATCAGGGAAAGATGAAGCCGGTAACGGCGGTGCAGACCAAGCCCCTTTGGACGAAGCGGTGAAACATGCCAATCCCCATCATTATATTGTGGGAGCGCAGGCTTCATTGCCTGTAGATGCAGCCGGCAATCCATGGCTTGGCAATTATGTATACAGCCACGGGAACCTCATCGGGGATCTGCTGAATAATGTTGTGCTGGAATCCACTGGTGTACTGCAGAAAACACGGATTTATGAAATGAGCTCCAACAAAACCTTCCGGGAAACGCTCGCCTTCCTGATTGTGCGGGATAATGCCCACCAGAATGCCTTCGCCAAAGCGCTGGAGACACTCGGTGTTAATTGGGGCAGCATCTTCCCGGTTCCGAATTATGATATCAATAAATACCCGGAATGCCGCAAATTTGTGGACTTGGGATATCATAACGCCCAGTTTAATTTCAGCATGGAGCCGAACCGCATGGGCGAGATCTTCCAGGGAACCTCTCCAAGCCGCAACAAAGGAATGCTCGAAGTGGTGCCTCCTCCAGTTGGATTTCCTGTGCCTATGATGCCTGAACTGGCTAATGAGCACAGCCCCGGATTGCATGATATGAATGCATGA
- a CDS encoding DUF3231 family protein: protein MSGILGGNAKDEPMHYGEIYNVWQASMVAKGAISFYRAFLNHAGDHDLKKILGALIDQAELEASECDKLLTDNGIGTAPALPDRPQAKLEDIPVGARFTDPEIAAKIAADVATSLVACSQAMAQSIREDVGALFGKYHMTKAALGVKILNILKEKGWLIPPPLQVKRHETVNA, encoded by the coding sequence ATGTCTGGTATTTTAGGCGGAAATGCAAAAGATGAACCGATGCATTACGGGGAAATCTATAATGTGTGGCAGGCTTCGATGGTTGCAAAGGGGGCAATTTCCTTTTACCGGGCCTTCCTGAATCATGCGGGTGACCATGATCTAAAAAAAATCCTGGGCGCATTAATTGATCAGGCTGAACTGGAAGCAAGCGAATGCGACAAATTATTGACAGACAACGGTATTGGTACTGCCCCGGCACTGCCCGACAGACCCCAGGCCAAGCTTGAAGATATTCCCGTGGGGGCAAGATTTACAGATCCCGAAATTGCCGCCAAAATTGCCGCCGATGTGGCCACTTCCTTGGTAGCCTGCAGCCAGGCGATGGCACAAAGCATCCGTGAGGATGTAGGCGCCTTATTCGGCAAGTACCACATGACTAAGGCAGCCCTGGGAGTCAAAATTCTGAACATCCTTAAAGAAAAAGGCTGGCTTATTCCTCCGCCGCTTCAAGTCAAAAGACATGAGACTGTGAACGCATAA
- a CDS encoding CBO0543 family protein has product MNVWLGFCLPWLIGIYILRDDRSLIYTIGPAASFIAFAFNEIGYFRQWWQVTPEQFGVLSFLPYNLGVFPVLGCLCVFSARKSKLNIFLLLILFSLLKTGLEMILVLFGKVSYGHGWNAFWTFFSYLIACSLTYGMYRLLRRA; this is encoded by the coding sequence GTGAATGTATGGCTTGGCTTCTGTCTGCCTTGGTTAATCGGCATTTATATTCTCAGGGACGACCGGTCCCTTATCTATACAATAGGTCCGGCGGCCAGTTTCATTGCCTTTGCGTTCAATGAAATAGGCTATTTCAGGCAGTGGTGGCAGGTGACCCCGGAACAATTCGGGGTCCTTTCATTTCTGCCTTATAATCTGGGTGTGTTTCCAGTCCTCGGGTGCCTGTGTGTGTTTTCGGCCAGGAAGAGCAAACTGAATATCTTCCTGCTGCTCATTCTGTTCAGTCTGCTCAAAACCGGTCTTGAGATGATACTGGTTCTATTTGGGAAGGTCAGCTATGGGCATGGATGGAATGCATTCTGGACTTTTTTTTCTTATTTGATTGCATGTTCACTCACCTACGGGATGTACCGCCTGCTCCGGAGAGCGTAG
- a CDS encoding spore coat protein, which translates to MNPIVENLTGMNAMTDQAIATDLLMACKSGLKSYAAAISESASPEVRSTLNAQFGKAVGLHERVFNYMRDNGFYNAYDPSEQLQMDIQNADKALSLSNVQ; encoded by the coding sequence ATGAATCCAATTGTAGAAAACCTAACAGGAATGAACGCGATGACAGATCAGGCTATTGCCACTGATTTATTGATGGCCTGCAAAAGCGGCTTGAAAAGTTATGCGGCAGCTATCTCCGAGTCCGCCAGTCCGGAAGTGAGAAGTACATTAAATGCACAATTCGGCAAGGCTGTCGGATTACACGAACGTGTGTTTAATTATATGAGGGATAACGGATTCTATAATGCCTACGATCCGTCAGAGCAGCTGCAAATGGATATCCAGAATGCAGACAAGGCTTTGTCCCTATCCAATGTTCAATAG
- a CDS encoding erythromycin esterase family protein: protein MDDSTVMQAIRRLAQPFGSAEALDSLVAETKNATYVLLGEASHGTSEFYSVRAEITKRLITEEGFRFIAVEGDWPSCYTLNRYIKGYPDAAPHARAALSDYTRWPAWMWANREILELAEWLRSYNEGRPDEEKAGFYGIDMYSLWESMDEILKYLSSKGSPDLEAAKQAFECFEPFGRDEQSYGISASLYGEGCEDEVITLLSKLQDEWKDVHPADRENALSAELNAMTVQGAESYYRTMIRHDSGSWNIRDRHMVAALDKLMEFHGEGARAVVWEHNTHIGDARATDMEQEQMVNVGQLLREKYDNAVYAVGFGTYGGTVIAGRAWGAPPEIMQVPPAMKNSWEELLHRDGAEDKLLLFSREETVLDRKVIGHRAIGVVYHPERERGNYVPSILTRRYDAFIYLDHTRALSPVEMGLIQA from the coding sequence ATGGATGATTCAACCGTTATGCAGGCTATCCGGAGGCTGGCGCAGCCTTTTGGCAGTGCTGAAGCATTGGACAGTCTGGTTGCTGAAACTAAAAACGCAACTTATGTCCTGTTGGGGGAAGCTTCGCATGGGACCTCAGAGTTCTACAGCGTACGCGCCGAAATTACCAAACGGCTCATTACGGAAGAAGGCTTCCGGTTCATCGCAGTAGAAGGCGACTGGCCCTCCTGCTACACGCTGAACCGTTATATTAAGGGTTACCCCGATGCTGCTCCCCATGCGCGGGCGGCACTAAGCGATTATACCCGCTGGCCCGCCTGGATGTGGGCGAACCGCGAAATTCTTGAATTGGCCGAGTGGCTGCGCAGCTATAATGAAGGACGCCCGGATGAGGAGAAGGCAGGCTTTTACGGCATAGATATGTACAGTCTGTGGGAATCGATGGACGAAATTCTCAAGTATCTCTCGTCTAAGGGGAGTCCGGACCTGGAAGCGGCTAAACAGGCCTTTGAATGCTTCGAGCCCTTTGGCAGGGACGAGCAGTCGTATGGAATTTCAGCGTCGTTGTATGGGGAGGGCTGTGAGGACGAAGTCATCACACTGCTAAGCAAACTTCAAGATGAATGGAAAGACGTTCATCCGGCTGACCGGGAAAATGCCTTAAGCGCTGAGCTTAATGCGATGACGGTACAGGGAGCAGAATCGTATTACCGGACGATGATCCGGCATGACTCCGGTTCGTGGAATATCCGGGACCGCCATATGGTTGCAGCCCTGGACAAGCTGATGGAGTTTCATGGTGAAGGCGCCCGGGCCGTGGTGTGGGAGCATAACACACATATCGGTGACGCCCGGGCAACCGACATGGAGCAGGAACAAATGGTCAATGTGGGACAACTGCTGCGTGAAAAGTATGACAACGCCGTCTATGCGGTGGGATTTGGAACATACGGGGGAACGGTAATTGCAGGCAGAGCCTGGGGAGCTCCGCCAGAAATAATGCAGGTGCCGCCAGCCATGAAAAACAGCTGGGAGGAGCTCCTGCACCGGGATGGGGCTGAGGACAAGCTGCTCCTGTTCAGCCGGGAAGAGACTGTCCTGGACCGGAAGGTCATCGGTCATCGGGCCATCGGCGTTGTCTACCATCCGGAAAGGGAGAGAGGCAATTATGTCCCCTCAATCCTTACTAGACGTTATGACGCTTTTATTTATCTGGATCATACCCGGGCGTTGTCGCCGGTTGAGATGGGGCTGATTCAGGCTTAG
- a CDS encoding alpha-glycosidase — MQTREQAFQAASQRTTIHREALHHVPHSNWAYLYDKDTFHLRVRTGKENVGQVFALTGDKYDWEHYHEEHRMRKIASDQFFDYWETAVKPENKRFSYAFRMQAEDETLWMTETGFYTEPPAPPDGFYERPYIHEVDLFTAPEWAKSAVFYQIMPDRFANGDAGNDPVNVAAWGDTPTAESFFGGDLQGIIDHLDYLARLGITAIYLTPIFEAPSNHKYDTTDYRKVDPDFGDVEVLKELVANAHAKGIRVVLDAVFNHISAQSPQFQSVIEHGEHSEYAGWFHIHNFPVKVTDGKPNYDAFGFFADMPKLNTVNPEARKYLLDTAGYWLKEVGIDGWRLDVANEIDHTFWRDFRKVVKDINPEAFIIGEVWSDSMRWLNGDQFDSVMNYPLASRLTEYLNNGDMDAGRFGEQLGNLLMRYPQQANEVLFNLLASHDTPRILTQLGGDPRKLKLAAAFLFTFTGTPCIFYGDEIGLEGEGDPDCRKCMIWEEERQNRELFECYQSLIRLRKAFPALQTGRFRILTANPQERAFVYERVDADAHFVISLNPSEQPATLPLPLEDHFQDALNGEKLIPSEGEGQVLLDLAPYSYRILIKTNETLRSPEQAVHPVGE; from the coding sequence ATGCAAACCAGAGAACAAGCATTCCAAGCTGCAAGCCAGCGTACAACTATTCATCGTGAAGCACTGCATCATGTTCCCCACAGCAACTGGGCGTATCTCTATGACAAGGATACCTTCCATCTGCGTGTCCGGACAGGGAAAGAGAATGTCGGCCAGGTCTTTGCGCTCACGGGCGACAAATATGATTGGGAGCATTATCATGAGGAGCACCGGATGCGTAAAATAGCATCCGATCAGTTCTTTGATTATTGGGAAACGGCTGTGAAGCCGGAAAACAAGCGTTTCTCTTATGCCTTTCGCATGCAGGCAGAAGACGAGACCCTCTGGATGACGGAAACCGGATTTTACACGGAACCGCCGGCACCACCCGATGGTTTCTATGAAAGACCTTATATCCATGAGGTTGACTTGTTCACTGCCCCTGAATGGGCCAAGTCCGCCGTGTTCTATCAGATCATGCCGGACCGTTTTGCCAATGGAGATGCCGGAAATGATCCGGTGAATGTGGCGGCATGGGGAGATACGCCCACAGCTGAGAGCTTTTTCGGCGGCGATCTGCAGGGCATTATAGATCATCTTGATTATTTAGCCCGGCTCGGGATTACAGCCATATACCTGACACCTATCTTCGAAGCGCCAAGCAATCATAAGTATGACACTACCGATTACCGGAAGGTTGATCCGGATTTCGGTGATGTGGAGGTGCTTAAGGAGCTGGTGGCAAACGCCCATGCCAAGGGAATCCGGGTGGTTCTTGACGCCGTATTTAACCATATCAGTGCACAATCCCCCCAATTCCAAAGTGTGATTGAGCATGGGGAACACTCGGAATATGCCGGCTGGTTTCATATTCATAATTTTCCTGTGAAGGTTACGGACGGAAAACCCAATTATGACGCCTTTGGTTTTTTTGCGGACATGCCTAAGCTGAATACGGTGAACCCTGAGGCCCGGAAGTACCTGCTCGATACCGCCGGCTACTGGCTCAAGGAAGTGGGGATTGACGGCTGGAGACTGGATGTGGCCAACGAAATTGACCATACGTTCTGGAGGGACTTCCGTAAAGTTGTCAAAGACATTAATCCGGAAGCTTTTATTATTGGCGAGGTCTGGAGCGACTCCATGCGCTGGCTAAACGGAGATCAATTCGATTCCGTGATGAACTATCCGCTGGCCAGCCGTTTAACTGAATACCTCAACAATGGCGATATGGACGCCGGGCGTTTTGGCGAGCAGCTCGGGAATCTTCTGATGCGTTACCCGCAGCAAGCCAACGAGGTGCTGTTCAACCTGCTGGCCAGCCATGATACTCCGCGGATTCTCACACAGCTGGGCGGGGACCCGAGAAAGCTGAAGCTGGCCGCCGCCTTCCTGTTCACCTTTACGGGTACTCCCTGCATCTTCTACGGCGATGAAATCGGTCTTGAGGGTGAGGGTGACCCGGATTGCCGCAAATGTATGATCTGGGAGGAGGAACGCCAGAACCGCGAGCTTTTCGAATGCTACCAGTCTCTGATCCGGTTGCGGAAGGCGTTTCCGGCCTTGCAGACCGGCCGGTTCCGCATCCTGACGGCTAATCCGCAGGAGCGTGCTTTCGTCTATGAACGAGTGGATGCGGATGCCCATTTCGTCATTTCACTGAATCCCTCGGAGCAGCCCGCCACCCTGCCCCTGCCTCTTGAGGATCACTTTCAGGATGCCTTGAATGGTGAGAAGCTCATTCCTTCGGAGGGAGAGGGACAGGTCCTGCTTGATCTTGCTCCATACAGCTACAGAATTCTGATCAAAACCAACGAAACCCTACGCTCTCCGGAGCAGGCGGTACATCCCGTAGGTGAGTGA
- a CDS encoding LTA synthase family protein, translated as MAVFLVGITIVIWHRPNADGPKAYYGAGKGYHLILVQLESFQQFLLNQSVEGQPLTPVLNTLKSESLYFPYLFQQIGRGNTSDAEFTANTSIYPVGAVPMSSKYGNRKLPSLARLLHKQGYIADTFHVNKVSFWERNQMYPALGFDTFYDQPYFRKEKFNRFGASDEELYRVGFNKLNELAKQDQKFYAQFVTVSSHSPYTLPEDRKRLKLNGPLHGKTLGDYLTAVHYADYALGTFISKLKQTGLWDNCVFVVYGDHFGLNKKKYNPQKISDALNIPYDKHISTFNVPLLIHLPGQHRGRTVDQTGGQIDILPTIANIMGLDLKKEGFTAFGQDLVNAGHNVVGMRYYLPAGSFFNDEVLFVPGKKGFEDGKATLIRTHRRVRDITPYKPDYDLIMDRLKRSDNYVEHLPLR; from the coding sequence ATGGCCGTATTCCTCGTGGGCATTACCATTGTGATATGGCATCGACCGAATGCAGATGGTCCCAAAGCTTATTATGGAGCGGGAAAAGGATACCATCTCATCTTGGTTCAGCTGGAATCCTTCCAGCAATTCCTGCTGAACCAATCGGTCGAAGGCCAGCCGCTGACTCCTGTTCTGAATACATTGAAGTCGGAAAGCTTATATTTCCCGTATCTGTTTCAGCAAATCGGACGCGGAAATACTTCGGATGCCGAGTTTACAGCGAATACCTCCATTTACCCTGTGGGCGCGGTGCCTATGTCATCGAAATACGGAAACCGGAAGCTGCCCAGCCTGGCAAGATTGCTGCATAAGCAGGGGTATATTGCGGATACCTTCCATGTGAATAAGGTAAGCTTCTGGGAACGGAATCAGATGTACCCCGCACTAGGCTTTGACACCTTTTATGATCAGCCCTATTTCCGCAAAGAAAAGTTTAACCGGTTTGGGGCTTCTGATGAGGAGTTGTATCGTGTAGGCTTCAATAAGCTGAATGAACTGGCGAAGCAGGATCAGAAGTTCTATGCCCAGTTTGTTACCGTCTCCAGCCACTCTCCGTATACCCTCCCGGAAGACAGAAAGCGGCTGAAGCTGAACGGCCCGTTACACGGAAAAACCCTTGGGGATTATCTTACAGCTGTTCATTATGCGGACTATGCCCTGGGGACCTTTATCAGTAAGCTGAAACAAACCGGTCTGTGGGATAACTGTGTTTTTGTTGTGTACGGAGACCACTTTGGGCTGAATAAGAAAAAGTACAATCCCCAAAAGATTAGTGATGCCTTGAACATTCCTTATGATAAGCATATCAGCACCTTTAATGTGCCGCTTTTGATTCATTTGCCGGGACAGCATAGAGGGAGAACAGTTGACCAGACCGGCGGCCAAATTGACATTCTTCCGACAATCGCCAATATAATGGGCCTCGATCTTAAGAAGGAGGGGTTTACGGCTTTTGGACAGGATCTGGTTAACGCCGGGCATAATGTTGTGGGCATGCGCTATTACCTGCCCGCAGGCTCGTTCTTCAATGACGAGGTGCTATTTGTCCCCGGTAAAAAAGGCTTTGAGGATGGGAAAGCCACCTTGATTAGAACCCATCGGCGGGTTCGGGACATTACACCCTATAAGCCAGACTATGACCTTATTATGGACCGGCTGAAACGGTCGGACAACTATGTAGAGCATCTCCCGCTCCGGTGA
- a CDS encoding MFS transporter, which produces MKGKKGALVALASIPLIMTLGNSMLLPILPQISNELGISAFQVSMIITVYGLIAILMIPIAGYLSDRYGRKKVILPSLIIAAIGGAGCVAAAWFMNGVSAYWVILAGRFIQGIGAAGAFPIVIPFIGDLFKDEKEVSKGLGIVETSNTFGKVLSPILGAYLGTVLWYAPFIAIPILCLISFGLVVFLVKKPEAEEQPEKKALRQFLGEIKDILHEKGRWLYAIFAIGGICMFVTFGVLFYLSETLEAKYNLHGSSKGFVLAIPLALLCLASYGSGKIIGQNKALMKWLGFGGMVLLTAAMIITGFNNNIFFMVGFLSLSGIGIGVALPCMDALITESIEKENRGTITSLYSSMRFIGVALGPPVVSLLMTRGHWVLFGTMAGVGTVGGLLTLFAVKPSEGGNKEDKPLKSGEIRSSPLQRQRAR; this is translated from the coding sequence ATGAAGGGAAAGAAAGGGGCTCTGGTGGCACTGGCTTCCATCCCGCTGATCATGACACTGGGCAACTCCATGCTGCTGCCCATACTGCCGCAAATCTCCAATGAGCTAGGGATCAGCGCTTTTCAGGTCAGTATGATTATCACCGTCTACGGACTAATTGCAATACTGATGATTCCGATTGCGGGGTACTTATCCGACCGTTATGGGCGGAAAAAGGTGATTCTGCCCAGCTTGATTATTGCGGCTATAGGCGGAGCAGGCTGTGTTGCCGCAGCGTGGTTTATGAATGGAGTGAGTGCTTACTGGGTCATCTTGGCCGGGCGCTTCATCCAGGGGATCGGGGCTGCCGGAGCCTTCCCGATTGTTATTCCTTTTATCGGGGATTTGTTCAAGGATGAGAAGGAGGTCAGCAAAGGCTTAGGTATCGTGGAGACCTCCAATACCTTTGGCAAGGTGCTTAGCCCCATTCTGGGCGCTTATTTGGGCACAGTGCTGTGGTATGCCCCATTTATAGCAATACCTATTCTTTGTCTGATTTCGTTTGGGCTGGTTGTATTTTTGGTCAAAAAACCGGAGGCTGAGGAACAGCCGGAGAAGAAGGCCCTGCGTCAGTTCTTAGGAGAAATCAAGGATATTTTGCATGAAAAGGGACGCTGGCTCTATGCTATTTTCGCCATTGGCGGGATCTGTATGTTTGTTACCTTCGGGGTCTTGTTTTATTTATCCGAAACCTTGGAAGCAAAATACAATCTCCACGGCTCCTCCAAGGGTTTTGTGCTGGCGATTCCGCTGGCTTTGCTGTGTCTGGCCTCCTATGGCAGCGGTAAAATCATTGGGCAAAATAAAGCTCTTATGAAATGGCTTGGTTTTGGAGGCATGGTGCTGCTGACGGCAGCCATGATTATTACCGGCTTCAACAATAATATTTTTTTCATGGTTGGATTTCTGAGTTTAAGCGGAATTGGGATTGGGGTGGCCTTGCCCTGCATGGATGCGTTGATTACAGAAAGCATTGAGAAGGAAAACCGGGGGACTATTACCTCTTTATACAGCAGCATGCGGTTTATTGGAGTAGCGCTGGGTCCGCCTGTTGTTTCGCTTTTGATGACCCGGGGGCACTGGGTACTGTTCGGGACGATGGCAGGGGTCGGCACAGTGGGCGGATTGCTGACGCTGTTCGCGGTGAAGCCGAGTGAAGGCGGGAATAAGGAGGATAAGCCTTTGAAGTCCGGGGAAATCAGAAGCAGCCCGCTGCAGCGGCAGCGCGCACGCTAA
- a CDS encoding LysE family transporter codes for MNVFIGYIFLGLSLSAPIGPINAAQLDKGIRGGFLHAWLVGLGAISADIIYMLLVYFGVIHLLDAPFVRAFLWLFGFFVLVYTGVESIKSAGMITASEMRDSEASLAKSYLAGFLMSLFNPLSILFWLGIYGSILAKAASEYPLHQLLIYSGAIILGILLWDVCMAAASSVFRKLLTARVLKAISVLSGLSLVAFGFYFGVQAMRLLFFH; via the coding sequence ATTAATGTATTCATAGGGTATATCTTTTTGGGGCTGTCGCTTTCAGCTCCGATTGGCCCGATTAACGCCGCACAACTGGACAAGGGTATCCGGGGGGGCTTCCTGCATGCCTGGTTAGTGGGGCTTGGAGCCATAAGTGCAGATATCATTTATATGCTTCTGGTTTATTTTGGAGTCATCCATCTGCTGGATGCGCCGTTTGTCCGGGCTTTTTTATGGCTGTTCGGGTTCTTTGTACTGGTATATACAGGTGTGGAGAGCATCAAAAGTGCAGGCATGATTACGGCTTCGGAAATGAGAGACAGTGAAGCCTCCCTCGCCAAATCTTATCTGGCAGGCTTCCTGATGTCCCTATTTAATCCGCTTTCCATCCTGTTCTGGCTGGGGATTTACGGCTCCATTCTCGCCAAAGCTGCGAGCGAATATCCTCTTCATCAGCTGCTGATCTACAGCGGTGCTATTATACTTGGAATTCTTCTCTGGGATGTATGCATGGCGGCAGCCTCCAGCGTGTTCCGCAAATTGCTGACGGCCCGGGTGCTTAAGGCGATCTCCGTGCTGTCCGGGCTCTCGCTGGTCGCCTTCGGCTTTTATTTTGGAGTACAAGCCATGCGGCTGCTGTTTTTCCATTAG
- a CDS encoding spore coat protein produces MEMHELTAYQSNQLIHFKMTVDDVKDPQLHALYVEAIQSVEQNLKELLQYYPLAPQGTRNSLKDIDLTAFYAGQLLGFAKTAVRSYAIGITETATPQLRATLQKQLNACIALHGKVFYFMLERGLYPSYDLPKLLSNDVATANKALSL; encoded by the coding sequence ATGGAGATGCACGAATTGACGGCTTACCAGAGCAATCAGCTTATTCACTTTAAAATGACGGTTGATGATGTCAAAGACCCCCAGCTTCATGCTCTTTATGTCGAGGCTATTCAAAGTGTAGAACAGAACTTAAAAGAACTGCTGCAATACTATCCGCTCGCTCCGCAAGGAACCCGGAACAGCCTGAAAGACATAGATTTGACTGCATTCTATGCGGGACAGCTGCTCGGATTCGCCAAAACTGCCGTCCGCAGCTATGCGATCGGGATTACCGAAACAGCCACACCACAGCTTAGAGCAACTTTGCAAAAGCAGCTGAATGCATGTATCGCCCTGCACGGCAAAGTCTTCTATTTTATGCTCGAACGCGGCCTGTATCCCTCCTATGATCTCCCCAAGCTGCTCTCCAATGATGTGGCTACAGCTAACAAGGCTTTGTCTTTATAA